DNA from Chitinophaga pendula:
CGTTGACGCTTAGTCCGGCGCTCTGTGCATTGTTTCTGAAGAACACGCATTCGGGCGAAGGCCATGGCACTACTACTCACAAAGGACCTGTTGCCGGTAAACAAGGATTTGGGAAACGTTTCTTTACTGCGTTCAATACGGCGTTCCAGGCGATGACCAATAAGTATACGCGCGGGGTAAAATGGCTGATCCATCATAAATGGATCAGTATGGGAGGATTGGCGCTGATCATGGTGGCGACGGTATTGCTGATGCGCAGTACACCAAAAGGGTTTATTCCTAATGAGGACGGCAGCTTTGTAGCGTATTCCCTGTCGCTGCCGGCAGGTGCGGGACTTGACCGAACGACGAAGGTGCTGGAGAAGGCGGATAGCATTTTGAAGCAGTTACCGATGATGCAGTCTGCTACCAGTATTTCCGGGTATAATATCCTGAGTAACGGTGCGAGTCCGGCGTATGCGATGGGCTTTATGAAGCTGAAGCCTATCAAGGAGCGCGGAGAGATACAGCAGATCGACGATGTGGTAGCGGTGGTGAATGAGCGGTTGTCGGCTATTAAGGAAGGTACATTCAGTGTGTTCACCTTCCCTACTGTTCCCGGGTTTGGTACATTCAACGGGTTGGAGCTGGTGTTGCAGGACCGTACGGGCGGTGCGGTGGATAAGTTCAGCGGTACGGCGAACCAGTTCATTGGAGAGTTGATGCAACGGCCTGAGATCGGTTATGCGTTTACGATGTTCCGTGCGGACTTCCCACAGTATGAGGTGTTGGTGGATGCTATCAAGGCGAAGCAGCTTGGTGTGAGTGTCAGTAACCTGATGGGCACTTTGCAAACTTACTACGGTAGTAACCAGGCCTCTGATTTCAACCGATTTGGTAAATACTACCGTGTGATGGTGCAGGCGGATCCATCGGCCCGTAATACACCAGGGAGCCTGGAAGGTATTTTCGTAAAGAATGACCAGGGACAGATGGTGCCGGTGAACAGTATCATTACGTTGAAGAAGATATACGGGCCGGAGATGATGAACCGATACAACCTGTTTAATTCTATTGCTATCAATGCGGTGCCTAAGCCTGGTTTTAGTACCGGTGATGCGATGAAAGCGGTGGAGGAAGTAGCGGCGTCGAAGTTGCCTGCGGGATTCAGTTATGAGTGGACGGGGCTCAGTAAGGAGGAGAAGGCATCGGGTAGCCAGATGACGCTCATTTTTGCGCTGGCGCTGGTGTTCGTATACTTCCTGCTGGCGGCGCAATACGAGAGTTATATCCTGCCATTGGCGGTATTATTATCTATTCCGACGGGGATTGTGGGGGTATTTATTGCGGTAACGCTGGCGGGTATGGACAATAATATCTATGTGCAGGTAGGGTTGATCATGCTGATAGGATTGCTTGCCAAGAATGCGATCCTTATTGTGGAATTTGCTGTACAGCGGCGCAGGGCCGGCAGCACGTTGCTGTCGTCAGCCCTGGAGGCGGCAAAGCTGCGGCTACGTCCTATCATCATGACCTCTCTGGCATTTGTGGCGGGGTTGATACCCCTGATGACGGTGAAGGGAGCCTCTGCTATGGGTAACCATAGTATCAGTATCGGTACTGCCGGCGGGATGTTGTCGGGAGTGGTACTCGGTGTATTCATCATCCCGGTGTTGTTCATCATTTGCCAGTTTCTGCAGGAGAAGGTGTCTGGTGGTAAGCCGCGGTCTTCTAAAGAAGCGGTAGCTCCTGCGCACGCATAATTGCCATTTATTTAAAACGGAACGACTATGAACAGATATATATCCATTCTGGCTACTGTATTGCTGGTTATCGGCGTGGCTACGGGCTGCCGGGTGGGCAAAGATTTCAGCAGGCCCGGTACGTCATTGCCGGCGAGTTACCGGCATGCACCTGCCGGCACAGATACTACGAATATAGGCGGATTGTCCTGGAAGGTATTTTTCAAGGACCCGGTATTACAGCGCTTGATCGACAGTGCCATTACCCGGAATTTTGATGTGCGGGTGGCATTGCAGCAGGTGCAGTCGGCGGGGCTGGCTGCCAGGCAGGCGAGGCTGGGTTTTTTACCTGAGTTGCATGTGCAGGTGCAGGCTAATCGTAACTGGCCATCGAAGAACAGTCTTAACGGTTCTTTGTCGGAGCAGTTTATTGGTACCCGTTATATGGATGATTACAATGCCAATGCGTCGTTGTCGTGGGAGGTGATTGCCTGGGGTAAGATCAGCCGGATGAAGGAAGCGGCGTTGGCTACTTACCTGCAAAGTGCGGAGGCGGCCAAGGCGGTGCAGACACGTATTGTTGCGGAGGTAGCGATGGGTTATTACAATCTTTTGATGCTGGACTATCAGCGGGAGATTGCGGTGAAGAACCTGGCGTTGAATGACAGTACGCTGCATATGATGCGGTTGCAATATAGTTCCGGGCAGGTGAACAACCTGGCTATTGAGCAGGCGGAGGCGCAGCGGGAGGTGGCAGCGGCGTTGATCCCGAAGGCGGATCAGCAGATTGCGATACAGGAGAATGCGTTGCGGATACTTACCGGCGCGTTGCCCTCTGCTATCGCGAGGGCGGAGCGTTTGCAGGCGGTGCAGCTGGACGAGCAGCTGACGGCTGGTGTGCCTGCTACGCTGCTGACGCAGCGTCCGGATGTACATGCGGCGGAGCTGGCGGTACAGGTAGCGAATGCGAAAGTGGGTATTGCCCGGGCGAATATGTACCCGGCGTTAAATATAACTGCCAGTGCGGGTTTGAATGCTTTTAAGGCGGATAAGTGGTTCAGCCTGCCTGGTAGTCTTTTTGAAACAGTAGGCGGCAGCATTACGGCCCCTATCTTCCAACGAGGGAAATTAAAGACAGAATGGCAAACGGCTAAGGTAGACTGGGAGAAATCGGTACTTGACTTTCAGCAGTCTGTACTTATGGCGGTGGGAGAAGTGTCTGATGCGCTGGTACAGATCGACAAGCTGAAGGCGCAACAGGACATTACGCTGGTGCGTGTTGGTAAACTGCGAAGTGCTACCAGGAATGCCGGCCTGCTGTTTCAAAATGGTATGGCTACCTACCTGGAGGTGATCACGGCGCAAAGTAATGTGTTGCAGAGTGAGCTGGACCTGGCGACTTTGCAACGTGAGAGGTTGGATGCTATCATCACCCTATACCGTTCGCTGGGTGGAGGTTGGAAATAAGCGGAGCGGGCACTGTCATACTTATTTAGTTAATTTTGGCTGCGGGGAGATCCCCGGGTAACGGATATG
Protein-coding regions in this window:
- a CDS encoding efflux RND transporter permease subunit, which gives rise to MLNKIIQRPVLATVISVILVILGIVGLSRLPVTQFPDIAPPSVVVSASFPGGNAATVLRAVVTPLEEAINGVEHMTYIQSNAGNDGTASVTVFFKLGTDPDQAAVNVQNRVAQVTSQLPVEVVQAGITTTKQQSGMIMILDIFSEDDKKYDEAFLQNFAKINVIPEIKRIPGVGQAQIFGAKDYSMRVWLKPAQLAAYNVTTDEVMAAIRDQSLEAAPGKFGEGTKEALSYVINYKGKFNTPEQFENIVVRAGTDGSVLFLKDVARVELGSASYSTDNRVNGKDAVTMAIFQTNGSNANEIQTTIKTVMDNASRTFPKGIKYQVTMSTKEQLDESISQVKHTLIEAFVLVFVIVFLFLQDFRSTLIPAIAVPVSLIGTFFFLQLLGFSINMLTLFALVLAIGIVVDDAIVVVEAVHSKMERSHMPAKAATLSAMSEITGAIVSITLVMAAVFLPVGFMEGPTGVFYRQFAFTLAIAILISALNALTLSPALCALFLKNTHSGEGHGTTTHKGPVAGKQGFGKRFFTAFNTAFQAMTNKYTRGVKWLIHHKWISMGGLALIMVATVLLMRSTPKGFIPNEDGSFVAYSLSLPAGAGLDRTTKVLEKADSILKQLPMMQSATSISGYNILSNGASPAYAMGFMKLKPIKERGEIQQIDDVVAVVNERLSAIKEGTFSVFTFPTVPGFGTFNGLELVLQDRTGGAVDKFSGTANQFIGELMQRPEIGYAFTMFRADFPQYEVLVDAIKAKQLGVSVSNLMGTLQTYYGSNQASDFNRFGKYYRVMVQADPSARNTPGSLEGIFVKNDQGQMVPVNSIITLKKIYGPEMMNRYNLFNSIAINAVPKPGFSTGDAMKAVEEVAASKLPAGFSYEWTGLSKEEKASGSQMTLIFALALVFVYFLLAAQYESYILPLAVLLSIPTGIVGVFIAVTLAGMDNNIYVQVGLIMLIGLLAKNAILIVEFAVQRRRAGSTLLSSALEAAKLRLRPIIMTSLAFVAGLIPLMTVKGASAMGNHSISIGTAGGMLSGVVLGVFIIPVLFIICQFLQEKVSGGKPRSSKEAVAPAHA
- a CDS encoding efflux transporter outer membrane subunit, whose amino-acid sequence is MNRYISILATVLLVIGVATGCRVGKDFSRPGTSLPASYRHAPAGTDTTNIGGLSWKVFFKDPVLQRLIDSAITRNFDVRVALQQVQSAGLAARQARLGFLPELHVQVQANRNWPSKNSLNGSLSEQFIGTRYMDDYNANASLSWEVIAWGKISRMKEAALATYLQSAEAAKAVQTRIVAEVAMGYYNLLMLDYQREIAVKNLALNDSTLHMMRLQYSSGQVNNLAIEQAEAQREVAAALIPKADQQIAIQENALRILTGALPSAIARAERLQAVQLDEQLTAGVPATLLTQRPDVHAAELAVQVANAKVGIARANMYPALNITASAGLNAFKADKWFSLPGSLFETVGGSITAPIFQRGKLKTEWQTAKVDWEKSVLDFQQSVLMAVGEVSDALVQIDKLKAQQDITLVRVGKLRSATRNAGLLFQNGMATYLEVITAQSNVLQSELDLATLQRERLDAIITLYRSLGGGWK